A single window of Gossypium hirsutum isolate 1008001.06 chromosome A10, Gossypium_hirsutum_v2.1, whole genome shotgun sequence DNA harbors:
- the LOC107896922 gene encoding protein SHORT-ROOT, with product MKLSSAKISKESKGASPSHGGHHKNSFHSKRQSHHSILPLQPVDQLEQWSSVAVDMYNNSSSSNNNNNHHHQPQTSHTSTSRSSDYSAGGDREPSAVGNKWASRLLKECARAISDKDSSKIHHLLWMLNELASPYGDCDQKLASYFLQALFCKATESGQRCFKTLTLVAEKSHCFDSARKLILKFQEVSPWTTFGHVAANGAILEVLDGEPKLHIIDISNTLCTQWPTLLEALATRNDDTPHLKLTVVVTANIVRSVMKEISQRMEKFARLMGVPFEFNVVSGLNHLGQLTKEVLGVVEEEAVAVNCMGALRRVPVEGRAAVIGMFRSLGPKVVTVVEEEADFSSTRYDFVKCFEECLRFYTVYFEMLEESFTPTSNEKLMLERECSRGIVRVLACDDDQDSEGERERRERGSQWSERLKEAFSSVGFSDDVVDDVKALLKRYKPGWALAQPYQNETGLYLTWKEEPVVWVSAWKP from the coding sequence ATGAAATTGAGTTCTGCAAAGATTTCTAAAGAGTCAAAGGGGGCCTCCCCAAGCCATGGAGGACATCATAAGAACTCTTTTCACTCGAAACGGCAGAGCCACCACTCTATCCTTCCACTTCAACCGGTCGATCAGCTGGAGCAATGGTCATCTGTAGCGGTAGACATGtacaacaacagcagcagcagcaataacaacaacaaccatcatcatcagcCTCAAACTAGCCACACGTCGACCAGCCGTTCATCGGACTACTCGGCCGGCGGTGACAGGGAGCCTAGTGCGGTGGGCAACAAATGGGCATCAAGGCTTCTAAAGGAATGTGCTAGAGCCATCTCCGACAAGGATTCTAGCAAAATCCATCACCTTCTTTGGATGCTAAACGAACTGGCTTCCCCTTATGGAGACTGTGATCAGAAACTAGCATCGTATTTCTTGCAGGCACTGTTTTGTAAGGCCACTGAGTCAGGACAACGATGCTTTAAAACCCTAACTTTAGTCGCAGAAAAGAGCCACTGCTTTGATTCAGCTCGGAAGTTAATCCTTAAGTTCCAAGAGGTCAGTCCATGGACAACTTTCGGTCACGTAGCCGCCAATGGTGCAATTCTCGAAGTCTTAGATGGTGAGCCCAAACTTCACATCATCGATATAAGCAATACCCTTTGCACTCAATGGCCTACTTTGCTCGAAGCCTTGGCCACTCGAAACGATGACACCCCACACTTAAAGCTCACTGTTGTGGTCACTGCTAATATTGTAAGATCGGTGATGAAAGAAATAAGCCAGCGAATGGAGAAGTTTGCGAGGTTAATGGGTGTACCCTTTGAGTTTAATGTAGTAAGTGGGCTAAACCATTTGGGCCAACTCACAAAAGAGGTACTCGGTGTTGTTGAAGAGGAAGCTGTCGCGGTGAATTGTATGGGAGCCTTGCGAAGAGTCCCCGTCGAGGGAAGAGCTGCAGTGATCGGGATGTTCCGGTCGCTGGGGCCTAAAGTCGTAACCGTCGTTGAGGAAGAAGCTGACTTTTCAAGCACTCGATACGACTTCGTCAAGTGCTTTGAAGAATGCCTGAGATTTTACACGGTCTACTTTGAAATGCTTGAAGAAAGCTTCACCCCAACCAGCAATGAGAAGCTTATGCTGGAGAGGGAGTGCTCAAGGGGCATAGTTAGGGTTTTAGCTTGTGACGATGACCAAGACAGTGAAGGAGAGCGTGAGAGAAGAGAAAGAGGAAGCCAATGGTCCGAAAGACTCAAGGAAGCTTTCTCATCGGTCGGATTTAGCGACGATGTTGTCGACGACGTCAAGGCATTGCTAAAAAGGTACAAGCCCGGATGGGCACTCGCACAACCATATCAAAATGAAACAGGACTTTACTTAACATGGAAAGAAGAACCTGTAGTATGGGTATCCGCATGGAAACCCTAA